The window CTCTGGAACTGTCTCCTGCTGGCGAATCAATCGTTGTAGCAAACGATGACAAATTGAACCTAAAACGGAGGTAAGGGCGATCGCCAGCAACACGCACCCAACCGAAATTAACAGCGCTTGGCGGATATACCCAGGACGCCTCTGTTCCTGTGCTAGCTTAATTGCCACATCAATGCGATCGCGCCAGAGTTCAGCCTGTTCTTCCTTCAACATCCCTTCTGGGGCGTCTTTCTCAGTCACAGTCAGCAAATTAAGCCCATTCACCCGGATCACTGGCAGATCTTTGATCTCCACCACCTTCACCTGTACGGGATCGCCCGACTGCACTACCCGATTCAGGATTTGATTGGCATAATCAGCTCGTGGCTGAGCTTCAAATCCCTCCAATTGGCTGACTTTAAATAACTGGCGTCCATCTAGGGTAATCGGCGCAGTGGGATTTCCTTGCGCCCACACTGGCGTCAGGCTGAGGCTGTAACCCAGAATGAAGCTGAGGGCAACTATCCGAAGAGATTTAGTTTTTATGAATCGAAGCGGATTCAAGCAACTCATTAGGATAAGAATTGTACAACTGTTCACCAAGGGAGCATAGCAACTCATGGCATACGATTACGACCTCTTTGTGATAGGTGCAGGTTCCGGGGGGCTGGCGGCTTCCAAACGGGCGGCTTCCTATGGTGCTAAAGTAGCGATCGCAGAAGGCGATCTCGTCGGTGGTACCTGCGTAATTCGCGGCTGCGTACCCAAAAAGTTAATGGTATATGCCTCTAAGTTTTCCCACCTCTACGAAGACGCAGTTGGCTACGGTTGGAGTAAAGTCGAAAGCAGCTTTGATTGGCAAAAACTCGTTACCGCTGTCGATAATGAAGTGATGCGTCTGAATCAGCTGCATATTAACTTCTTGGAAAAAGCTGGCGTCGAATTAATTAAAAGTCGTGCCACTTTATTAGATCCTCATACCGTAGAAGTAGATGGGCGCAAAATCACCGCCGACAAAATTTTGATTGCCGTGGGAGGAGAAGCCGTCAAGCCGAATGTACCAGGTGCGGAATATACCGTCACTTCTCGCGGAATGTTTCACCTCCAGGAACAACCCAAACACCTGGTAGTTATTGGCGCTGGCTACATTGCCGTAGAATTCGCCTGTATCATGCACGGACTTGGTTCTCAAGTAAGTCTGATGATTCGGACCGATCGCATTTTAAAAGGTTTTGATGACGATGTTCGCAGCGGCATTCAAGATGCCATGACGCAACACGGTATCAACATTATCTGCAATAGCGAAGCAAAGAAATTCGAGAAAGTGTCAGAAGGTATTAAAATTACCTTTTCTGAAAAAGGCAAAGATACGGAATCGACAATAACGGCGGATGCGGTTTTGGTTGCGATCGGTCGCGCACCCAATTTAGCCGAACTCGGTTTAGAAAAAGCCGGTGTTGAAACTATCTTCTGCGAAGATGAAGAGATGCCCAGGTTGCACGGCTACAGCGTCAACTGTGCCATCACAGTCGATGAATACAGCCGCACCAGTCAGCCCAATATTTTTGCTGTAGGCGATTGCACCAACCGCATCAATTTAACGCCAGTTGCTATCGGTGAAGGTCGCGCTTTTGCCGATACTGAATTTGGCAATAATTCCCGCATCTTCAGTCACCAAGATGTAGCATCTGCGGTATTTTCCCAACCGGAAGCCGCTAGCGTGGGTATTAGCGAAGCGGAAGCCAGACAAAAATTGGGCGACGCCGTGAAGACATATCGCGCTCGTTTTCGTCCCATGTTTCACAGTTTTACTGGCGCTGATGAAAAAGTCACCGTCAAATTAGTTGTTGACGGTAATACCGATCGAGTATTGGGCGCTCACATGGTAGGCGAAAATGCGGCGGAAATTATTCAAGGCATAGCAATAGCCGTCAAAATGGGTGCTACCAAAAAAGACTTCGACGCCACAGTGGGGATTCACCCTTCTACCGCTGAGGAGTTTGTTACTTTGCGATAGATATGCCAGAAACCGGGTTTCTGACAAAGAAACCCGTTTCCAATCTAATCAATATTTGAGATGATTTGTCGCAGTTCCTCCAAACTATTCACCCTCTTGAGTTCCAGTTGAATAGCCTTCAATTGCTCCAAATCTAAAATTTGAGATATTTGCGGCATCAACTGTACTCCCCCGCTGCCGAATTTCATTTCTAAAATCAGTTCAATTGATGATAGCCGTTCTTGACGTATTCCTTGTTGCAAAATTTCTTGATACCAAGGAGACTCGCTTAATATTGCCATATCCC of the Argonema galeatum A003/A1 genome contains:
- the gor gene encoding glutathione-disulfide reductase, which produces MAYDYDLFVIGAGSGGLAASKRAASYGAKVAIAEGDLVGGTCVIRGCVPKKLMVYASKFSHLYEDAVGYGWSKVESSFDWQKLVTAVDNEVMRLNQLHINFLEKAGVELIKSRATLLDPHTVEVDGRKITADKILIAVGGEAVKPNVPGAEYTVTSRGMFHLQEQPKHLVVIGAGYIAVEFACIMHGLGSQVSLMIRTDRILKGFDDDVRSGIQDAMTQHGINIICNSEAKKFEKVSEGIKITFSEKGKDTESTITADAVLVAIGRAPNLAELGLEKAGVETIFCEDEEMPRLHGYSVNCAITVDEYSRTSQPNIFAVGDCTNRINLTPVAIGEGRAFADTEFGNNSRIFSHQDVASAVFSQPEAASVGISEAEARQKLGDAVKTYRARFRPMFHSFTGADEKVTVKLVVDGNTDRVLGAHMVGENAAEIIQGIAIAVKMGATKKDFDATVGIHPSTAEEFVTLR